In one Rutidosis leptorrhynchoides isolate AG116_Rl617_1_P2 chromosome 8, CSIRO_AGI_Rlap_v1, whole genome shotgun sequence genomic region, the following are encoded:
- the LOC139864118 gene encoding N-terminal acetyltransferase A complex auxiliary subunit NAA15-like gives MGASLPLKEANLFKLIVKSYETKHYKKGLKAADAIVKKFLDHEETLSMKGLTLNCMDRKQEAYELVRLGLKNDLKSHVCWHIYRLLYRSDREYREAIKCYRNALRIDPDNIEILRDLSLLQA, from the coding sequence ATGGGCGCTTCGCTCCCACTTAAAGAAGCCAATCTCTTCAAACTCATCGTTAAATCTTATGAAACAAAACACTATAAAAAGGGGCTAAAGGCTGCAGATGCTATAGTGAAGAAATTTCTAGATCATGAAGAAACCCTTTCAATGAAGGGATTAACATTGAACTGCATGGACCGTAAGCAAGAAGCATATGAGCTTGTACGACTAGGATTGAAGAATGACCTGAAGAGCCATGTTTGTTGGCACATATATCGCCTTCTCTACCGGTCAGACAGAGAGTACAGGGAGGCAATAAAATGTTATAGGAATGCTCTGAGGATAGATCCTGACAATATTGAAATACTAAGAGACCTGTCTCTCTTACAGGCATAA